In one window of Zingiber officinale cultivar Zhangliang chromosome 11A, Zo_v1.1, whole genome shotgun sequence DNA:
- the LOC122032836 gene encoding CREB-regulated transcription coactivator 3-like, translated as MPAANPLPFLLLFATPQLLSLTLTSSPAPRTANGCSPPRQPPATARPLLLPHQDAASYDSSSSPLDIDAGHSSASFSPPSPCPAPRYTAASLFSSRRRQSPRRQQPPAVPTPSFPRCHDQRGGQQPSFLSSADDAGLAPLPALYTPVHIPLRRADAIDLFVP; from the coding sequence ATGCCGGCTGCCAACCCtcttcctttccttctcctctttgCGACACCCCAGCTTCTCTCCCTCACGCTCACCTCCTCACCGGCGCCGAGGACAGCCAACGGCTGTTCTCCTCCTCGTCAACCTCCGGCCACAGCacgacctcttcttcttcctcatcaagACGCAGCCAGCTAcgactcttcctcttctcctctcgacATTGACGCCGGCCACAGCTCCGCCTCATTTTCTCCTCCTTCTCCCTGCCCTGCTCCTCGCTACACCGCCGCTAGCCTCTTCTCCTCTCGACGCCGCCAGTCTCCTCGCCGACAGCAACCGCCAGCCGTCCCCACCCCCTCTTTTCCACGCTGCCATGACCAAAGAGGTGGCCAGCAGCCTTCTTTCCTCTCCTCGGCCGACGACGCGGGACTCGCGCCGCTACCGGCACTGTACACGCCCGTCCATATCCCCCTTCGCCGTGCCGACGCTATCGACCTTTTCGTGCCGTAG
- the LOC122032748 gene encoding uncharacterized protein LOC122032748, which produces MPLVHTMLRASLNKHLTKWVPARMTPPLRMIAVESGVPDRPAPDSAAPVALLPPAAAAEPEAISSDGSGQRLRTLLGMSDCMSLNMTKLCADRRQLAIRLSDLYRRCTEMRRRDSEREASPATKQASAESFVQELKLLVLGVRVEELQAKLSESEQRRLRAEHRARRELMAVEVEAAKVELKLANYQTGEEVECVNPKKSFMKSEEFEEFDIYSLLECEEDMKHNNFSYFY; this is translated from the exons ATGCCGCTGG TTCACACAATGCTGAGGGCCTCCCTGAACAAGCATCTGACGAAATGGGTTCCAGCCCGAATGACTCCGCCTTTGAGAATGATTGCTGTGGAGTCGGGTGTCCCTGATCGACCGGCTCCCGACTCGGCAGCACCAGTCGCTCTTCTGCCTCCTGCAGCCGCAGCCGAGCCGGAGGCGATCTCTTCGGATGGGTCAGGACAGCGCCTCCGAACTCTGCTGGGCATGTCCGACTGCATGAGTCTAAACATGACTAAG CTTTGCGCCGATCGACGGCAGCTCGCCATCCGACTGTCCGATTTGTATCGCCGTTGTACTGAGATGCGACGCCGCGACAGTGAGCGCGAGGCCTCGCCTGCCACCAAACAAGCGAGTGCCGAGTCTTTTGTTCAGGAATTGAAGCTGCTGGTGCTTGGGGTCCGAGTCGAAGAGCTCCAAGCCAAATTAAGCGAGTCGGAGCAACGGAGGCTGAGGGCTGAGCATAGGGCCCGAAGAGAACTGATGGCCGTAGAAGTGGAGGCGGCGAAGGTGGAGTTGAAGTTGGCCAACTACCAAACCGGCGAGGAGGTGGAATGTGTGAATCCGAAGAAGTCCTTTATGAAGTCGGAAGAATTTGAAGAATTCGACATATATAGTCTATTAGAATGTGAGGAGGATATGAAACACAATAATTTCTCATATTTCTATTAA